aagaaacttccaacagttcatccaagatcaagcctcaacggcccttggatcaacgaaacatccacaaatcaataccttacggagatcgaatcagaggatcaaatttgagagagattgtaacccaaaataaaaaaatacaaatatttgtttgtgcatgtcgttcttgtctctttcgtttcaggaattttccgtgttcacaataaAATCtacctattttttttatatatataattcattcaatcttttttctaattcattttttaaatttatgtggGTACATTctatttctttgatttgagaatgaattcatgtcaagtttaatagaagaaatttaatatgtacccatgttttggagcaataatttttttgttagttttaatGAACGTACccatgtatgtatgtgtatgtatgtatgtacacacacaaaatatattggagagtataatttatctttaatatttttttatcccataaattataggttttatttaaaatctcattaatataaataactacaaatttcatttttaatttaaaaataaaataacctacatagaaatacattattacattaatgtcagggacttcGATCAAAAACGGAAAATCACAAAAGTTTCAGTAAAAAAACATTGAtaattagggaccgcatccaaagtctcccaaaATTTAATGACCGAGGCAATAGCggattcaaaatttaaactttggctcttttaatttaaaaacctaaattttgaaaataaaaattttagcgCGCGAACAAATTTCAGTTGATTCATGGAGACATTTCATCGAACACTTAGTGAGCTTGTTGTCGTCAGATGAACTATATTATGAATATGTTAACAGATATTGACATTTGCTGAAGCTATATGACAAGTGCTATGGATAGCATTTGTAGAATATTATTGACGCAACCTACCGAGTACTATCAAGATATGCTTAGAGGGGATTACATCAAATACTGATCCCAATGTGCATCTGCCCTTGAACTAACATGGTCATTTTATTTTGGATGGAAAATTAAATAGAAATTGGATGTCAAAGATCTTCGGCCAACTTTGTATAACTTGTATCAAAAGCACTGTCAAATATACTTTACAAGAAAATGAACATAAATCAAATAATCCATATCATTAACAATACAAGACCCACACATTAAACTATTAGAAATATCATATAGCACACAACTAAAGCAACTGTATCAGACAACTCTTGCATTTATAATTTGTTTTAGGTTACAAGACTATATTTCGTCTACTTAAGCCTCAACGATGACCTTCCCGGTTGCATGTCCATCCATACTCTTAGCCCATGCATCTTCAGCCTTGCTCAGAGGATGCGTCGAGTCGATTACCGTCTTGAGCTTTCCTTCCTTCACCAACTTAACAAGATACTCAAGGTTCTCAGCCTTGACATCAGCAAACAGCGGCACCAGCCGCTTCTTCGAGAAGGAGAGTTTCTTCAGAGCAAAAGTAAGAAAGGCACTTGGACCGGGAGTGATTGCTATGACCTTCCCGTTGGAACTCAAATTAGGCTCAAAAGTTGACCAGGGAACACCGGTACTGGTTGTGCAGTGGACCACGGCATCATATTTCCGACCAGATGGGCTCTTCAGAGCTGCTCCTTCTGGGGTCTTGTAGTCAAGAACCTCATCTGCCCCTAAGCTCTTGACAAATTCAACGTTACGAGCTCCACAAGTGGCCGTAACATGAGCATTACCGAGCTTGGCTAATTGGACTGCATACTGACCCACACCGCCAGAGGCAGCAGTAATCAATATGTTCTTTTGCTGGCCACTTCCGTCAAGCTTGACCCGAGCAGCTTGCGTGAGACATTGGTGAGCTGTGACGCCAGCAATAGGTAAGCCTGCAGCTTCAGCTGCTGAAACTTCTGGTGGCCTGGCCGCTGTCATGTTCTCATTAGCTGTGGCGTACTCAGCCAGTCCGCCTCCAATCTATCCATATGTAAGATGACAACAGAAAATTGAGGCATAGATATAACAAACGAGATCTAAATGCTAAACTTCTTATATGCACAATGAGCTATTCAAAAAGGGGAAAAAGTAACCAAAGGATTAAGATGAACACTCACAGCAGCGGTCAGATATGCCACAACTTTGTCGCCCGGTTTGAACTTTTGGACGCCCTCTCCAACTTTTACAACCTCTCCAGCAACATCAGTAACTATTTTCAATGATATCATTACACGATGTCAACAAACCAACCTACCAGCCTAAGACTCTCAGACATGAATGTTAGGACTCTATTGAATTGTCACTGAGCATAATAAGGACTATCATACgtggaattaattaattaaagtcaAAACCATTTAAAGGATAAAATCCCTTATTTGTAGGACACTAAATGCGTGCTTCAGTTGTGGTTTAACAACTGACAAACGTGGAGATTTTTTAGGCTTTGACGATCCCACGATAGTTGGGATGCAGTTGGGTTCATAAGCCTATACAGGAGGTGTCCCTGCTCACGGGAAGATTACATCAAAAACAAGATCTAGAACTATCGCTAGGGTTTTGATATCAGGTTCCTCAGTGAGTAGAAGACTCTCTGTGTTGCTGTTTTGTTGCTTGTATCATGACGTCCTCAGGTATGATCATACTCAGACtcctcaaatatatatatgtatatgtgaatGTTAATTGTGATCCTTGGCAAAGACTAATCAGTTGTAGGTCtaacatttggtatcagagcaaggttAGTCTACTTGGATTCAAAACTGTTTTTTAGTTTAAACATGTCACATATAATCCTCAGTTGAAGAATTTTAAGGGAGCAAGACTTTGCACCGATGCACAACTGCATAGAAGATCACATCAAAATGGGATTTTGTCAAGCATTGTTGCATGAATTAGGTCGCAGGACATTGTAATTCATTTATCATAACATACATACTGCTCTCTTCAAAAAGGGAATATATGAATGGTTCGATTAAGTGAATTAGGGCATAGTGGTTATTTTGATATTAAATTGATCTAATTCTTGTCCAAAGACCTGAGTTATGAAGGtgtttaatattaaattaagtaGCTATGTCAATGAAACTTGTAGTAAAGTGTTTCTTGCCCAAAGGTGTTACCTTGTACTACATGCAATTTTCATTGTTTGTTTCACTAACAAATTAATGACGTCCTCAGTGAATCCCATGTCCCTGAATTTTTCCTCTATCGAGCCGCTCAATGGAGGAAATTACAAAAAATGGAGACAAGATGTTGAGATTATTTTAGGACTGATGGACTACGATTTGGCACTTAGAGAAGATGAGCCAGCACCAGTGGATGTAACTAGCACAGCTGCTCAAaggttgaaatttgaaaaatggGAAAAAGCTAATCGCATGGCATTTCTTGTGATAAAAAGATCAATTGGGGAAGCTGTGAGAGGGGGACTACCTGCCAGTGACAAAGCAAAGAATTTCCTTGAAGGCATTGAGGCAAAGTTCAAGGTCTCTGAGAAAGGAGAGATAGGAAACCTCATGACAACCCTGACTActttgaaatttgatgaaaGTCACACAGTTAGGGAGCACATACTGAAAATGGTGGAGCCAGCGGCAAAGCTCAGTGATCTTGAAGTGCCTATTGATGACTCTTTTGTGGTTCATATGGCTCTTAACTCTCTCCCTGAGAGTTATGAGCAGTTGAAGACATCCTACAATGCTcagaaagaaaaatggagttTGAATGATTTGATTTCAATCTGTGTCCAAGAGGAGGCAAGGatgaaacaaggaaaacaagAGGTTGTCAATATGGTGAGCACAGACAAAGGAAAGAAGCACGATGTGTTTTCTGGTAAGCCAAGCAAACCCTTTAACTTTTCTCACTCTGCTGGAAATAATACTCTCTCCTCAAAGGGACCTCAAGGTTTTAGGGTGGATATGGAAAAGGTTAAGTCTTATTTTTGCAAGGAATATGGTCATTTCAAAAGGGACTGTCCAAATACTTTCGAAATGAAAGACATGGGTGATGCTACTTTCGTGCTTGGAATAGAAATAATTAGGGATAGGAAAAGATGCTTACTAGGGCTCTCGCAGAAATCTTATATAAAAAAGGTCCTGAAAAGATTCAATATGGAGAGTTGTGCAAAAGGTGAAGCCCCAATGAGCAAAGGAGACAAGTTTAACAAATCTCAATGTCCTCAGAATGATATTGAAAAGCAAAACATGTCCAACAGACCCTATGCTTCACTTGTTGGAAGTTTAATGTATGCACAAGTTTGCACGAGGCCGGATTTGGCTTTTGCAGTTAGTGTGCTTGGGAGATTCCAAGCAAACCCAGGGGAATATCATTGGATTGCTGCCAAGAAGGTTGTTCGATACTTGCAAAGGACCAAATCCTACATGTTAGTATATGGTAGGATTGAAAGGTTGGAAGTGATTGGTCATTGTGACTCAAACTTTGCGGGATGTGAGGATGATCGAAGATCAACGAGTGGGTATGTTTTTCTAATGGCTGGAGGTGCTATTTCTTGGAGAAGTGCAAAGCAGAAAACTTTGGCTACTTCAACAATGCAGGCAGAATATATTTCATGTTTTGAAGCAACCCAACAAGCCATGATGTTGAAGAATCTTATTTCAGAAATGAGGATAGTTGACACAATTGCGAAGCCACTTGTAATATATTGTGACAATAAAGCTGCTGTGTTCTTCTCTAAAAACAACAAGAAATCTTATGCAGCTCGATTAATGGATGTCAAGTATCAATCAGTCAAGGAGAAGGTGAAGGCAGGAATGGTGTCTATAGAACACATTGACACTACTTTAATGTTGGCTGATCCCCTTACAAAACCGTTGGCAGTGGGAGTTTTCAAGAATCATGTGGCAAACATGGGCGTGGTTGAATCCTTTGATTCAGCTACTGTATGGAAGTAAGGGTTATCTTTCATTTGATTTCatcttttgttaaaataaagCTTGAATTCATGTACTCTTGAATTTTACCCTGTTAATGGTTGAGGTTTTATTTCAGCTATTGTATATATGTACAAATATATGTATGCAATATATTGAAATGTTGTGGACTGACGAAAGATTCGGACTAAATGTGCTTGGTATTATAAGCATTCCATTGGAGCTAAACAAAAGCTTGACAATGGTGGACTGCTCTGATCAGTGGGAGCATGGAAACAAAGTTTTGAATTTGTTTCGGTAATTATATCATGCATAAGTTATTTTGGGTGATGTGATCTTAGGGTGCTTGTACGAGTTGATGTATAAGATTTTCTAAGGTTCATTTCTTTGAAATAATTTATGGCAGATATGCAAAGGGATTAATGGTTGTGTTGACAAAAGTGATCACTAAGGGATTAATGCGTTGATAAAGGATATGATCAGTGATaattcaagtgggagaatgttaggACTCTATTGAATTGTCACTGAGCATAATAAGGACTATCATACgtggaattaattaattaaagtcaAAACCATTTAAaggatacaacaacaacaacaacaaagccttttcccactaagtggggtcggctatatgaatcctagaacgccattgcgctcggttttgtgtcatgtcctccgttagatc
This genomic interval from Malus domestica chromosome 05, GDT2T_hap1 contains the following:
- the LOC103435876 gene encoding chloroplast envelope quinone oxidoreductase homolog, with protein sequence MAGMAPKLMHAVQYVRYGGGASGLQHAEVPIPTPKKGEVLLKLEAASINPLDWKIQKGVARPFLPKKFPHIPVTDVAGEVVKVGEGVQKFKPGDKVVAYLTAAIGGGLAEYATANENMTAARPPEVSAAEAAGLPIAGVTAHQCLTQAARVKLDGSGQQKNILITAASGGVGQYAVQLAKLGNAHVTATCGARNVEFVKSLGADEVLDYKTPEGAALKSPSGRKYDAVVHCTTSTGVPWSTFEPNLSSNGKVIAITPGPSAFLTFALKKLSFSKKRLVPLFADVKAENLEYLVKLVKEGKLKTVIDSTHPLSKAEDAWAKSMDGHATGKVIVEA